In one Rutidosis leptorrhynchoides isolate AG116_Rl617_1_P2 chromosome 8, CSIRO_AGI_Rlap_v1, whole genome shotgun sequence genomic region, the following are encoded:
- the LOC139864994 gene encoding cation/H(+) antiporter 2-like yields the protein MDDTSELSCTDNDMMNPAVTLTYQVSAILVMSHVFQIFLKPLGQPAPLPQILAGFVLGPSGLSKSTPIQVFFFQNFAIDFYESLALYCRISIMFLMGLEMDIPYLMRNLRPASIIACGSCIMCTIFALAISFFVYEETGSRGSRITLALVITVILANTASPIVFRLAADLKFATSDIGRLAISSSLIGDMYAVFILVILSREKHKRTVNGWALMAFCSLLLLLGIIIFTNHLVNWLNKRNRDKKNLQAVEVMLLCSVILVAAMTLETMGFSSILACFLMGSTFPRGGKSARTLLAILTYTVHNFIFPIYVGYTGFKADTSYLNEMKRIGIVVMVIVLSIGGKILGTLAACRYLKTPLNEGVLLSFLMNMKGHVEMLTLTVAYQNKVINSSIFCNLMVLAVVFSSIISAALIGFLVRRESYTIGMKHIPMEIHNPNKELKLLTCVHSRHPVNSMVKLIVSLRGSNNVPISPYFMHLVELPEKIKKKTAFYEQEDDDNDSDDDDDSDSDDVVEINEAVDMFIEETQMMIHQVQTVAPFMTMYRDVCKFADDIRASFIILPFHKHQRIDGKFENDKDGIRITNQKVLRNAKCSVAILVDRSHTISGTQAAGSESLQQIATLFFGGPDDREALGFSKRLSTHHHSSLTVIRFLPTSAKEHNIGINVSQKEDDVLVGINHDTEIDEADSSALANFYHRYVTSGKVRFVEKYVDNGAQTGMILRDMAETYSMFIVGKGGRGDSVITTGISDWEECPELGVVGDFLASSEFDISGSVLVVQQRR from the exons ATGGATGACACGTCAGAGTTATCATGTACGGATAACGACATGATGAACCCAGCAGTCACACTGACGTATCAGGTTTCCGCCATTTTGGTCATGTCTCATGTTTTTCAGATTTTCCTAAAACCGCTAGGCCAACCTGCGCCCCTTCCTCAGATCCTC GCGGGGTTCGTGCTAGGTCCATCAGGTTTATCAAAATCAACGCCAATACAAGTGTTCTTCTTCCAAAATTTCGCTATTGATTTCTACGAAAGTTTGGCGTTATACTGCAGAATTAGTATCATGTTTCTCATGGGCCTTGAAATGGACATCCCTTATTTAATGAGAAACTTACGTCCGGCAAGTATTATCGCATGCGGTAGTTGTATCATGTGCACAATATTTGCACTCGCTATTTCCTTCTTCGTGTACGAAGAAACAGGATCACGTGGGTCCCGTATCACGTTGGCTTTAGTCATCACAGTAATTTTAGCTAACACTGCATCACCAATCGTTTTTCGTTTGGCTGCTGATTTGAAATTTGCAACTTCTGATATCGGAAGATTAGCTATTTCGTCTTCTTTAATCGGTGACATGTATGCAGTCTTTATTTTGGTTATTTTATCAAGAGAAAAACATAAACGAACGGTTAACGGTTGGGCGCTTATGGCTTTTTGTTCACTTTTGCTGCTTTTaggaattattattttcactaatcatTTAGTTAATTGGCTTAATAAAAGAAATAGAGATAAAAAGAATCTTCAAGCTGTTGAAGTAATGTTACTTTGTTCTGTTATTCTTGTTGCTGCAATGACTCTTGAAACTATGGGGTTTAGTAGTATTTTAGCTTGTTTCCTAATGGGGTCCACGTTTCCACGTGGCGGGAAATCGGCTCGAACATTGTTGGCTATACTTACGTATACGGTGCATAACTTCATCTTCCCGATTTACGTTGGTTACACGGGGTTCAAAGCAGATACGAGTTACTTGAATGAGATGAAAAGAATTGGTATTGTTGTGATGGTTATTGTGTTGAGTATTGGTGGCAAGATTTTGGGCACGCTTGCGGCTTGTCGATATTTGAAGACACCGTTAAACGAGGGTGTTCTTCTTTCGTTTTTGATGAACATGAAAGGGCATGTTGAAATGTtgaccttaacagttgcttatcaGAATAAG GTGATTAACAGTTCAATATTTTGTAATCTAATGGTGTTAGCTGTGGTATTTAGTTCGATAATCTCAGCTGCACTAATCGGTTTCTTGGTTCGAAGAGAAAGTTATACGATCGGTATGAAACACATACCGATGGAAATTCATAATCCCAATAAAGAATTAAAACTTCTGACGTGCGTGCATAGTCGCCACCCTGTCAATTCGATGGTAAAGTTAATTGTGTCATTAAGGGGGTCAAATAACGTCCCTATATCACCCTACTTCATGCATTTAGTCGAACTCCccgaaaaaataaagaaaaaaacagCGTTTTACGAAcaagaagatgatgataatgatagtgacgatgatgatgatagtgatagTGATGATGTGGTGGAAATAAACGAAGCGGTTGATATGTTCATCGAAGAAACACAAATGATGATTCATCAAGTGCAAACAGTAGCGCCTTTTATGACAATGTATCGAGACGTTTGTAAGTTTGCTGATGATATCCGTGCGTCGTTTATTATTCTTCCGTTTCATAAACATCAAAGAATAGATGGGAAATTTGAAAACGATAAGGATGGTATAAGGATTACGAATCAGAAAGTTTTGCGAAATGCTAAATGTTCGGTGGCTATACTTGTAGACCGTAGTCATACAATTTCAGGTACACAAGCTGCGGGTTCTGAATCGTTGCAACAAATTGCGACTTTGTTTTTTGGCGGGCCAGATGATCGTGAGGCGTTGGGGTTTAGTAAACGGCTTAGTACACATCATCATTCAAGTCTTACCGTTATACGGTTTCTACCGACATCTGCGAAAGAACATAATATCGGAATTAATGTTTCGCAAAAAGAGGATGATGTCTTGGTAGGTATAAATCATGATACTGAGATTGATGAGGCTGATAGCTCTGCCTTAGCCAATTTTTATCACAG GTACGTGACATCGGGGAAAGTAAGATTTGTTGAAAAGTATGTTGACAACGGAGCACAAACGGGAATGATATTGAGAGACATGGCGGAGACATACTCGATGTTTATAGTAGGAAAAGGTGGCAGAGGAGACTCCGTAATAACCACCGGAATCAGCGATTGGGAAGAATGCCCCGAGCTTGGTGTAGTAGGTGATTTCTTGGCTTCTAGTGAGTTTGATATTAGTGGTTCGGTCTTAGTTGTCCAACAACGTAGATGA